GTGGCGTGCAATGATGGCCGGCGTTTCATCGGTGGAACCGTCGGTCACAAAAATGATCTCCAGCTTTTCGGACGGATAGTCCAGCTGAAGGGTGTTAATGATCTTCTGCTCAATAAAACCGGCTTCATTGTAGGCGGCTATGACGAGGCTGACTGGTGGCTCGAAAGGAGCGGCAGGGCCCTTTTCCGGCCTGAACAGGCGTTTCATTTTAATCAGCCCGTACAACAGCATCCCGTATCCGATGTAGTTGTAGAACAGGATAAAAAATGCGGTAAAGAATATGAGGTAGACGGTGATCATCATAGTTCGCTAATAGATGCCTATTCTGTTGCCCAGCACCGCTGCCCGGGTTGCAGCGGGGTGCAACCTTTGTAACGGCCTGGAATGTACTCGTACGCCATGGCTTTGGTAGCGCCCTGCATGGAGGTGCAGTAGCCGATGACGGTGTATTTTTTCAATGTTACAAAAAACGGGTCGCCGAACAGCCGTGACGATACCTTGCCCATCAGTCCTTCCCACGGTCTGCTTTTTTTCTCAAAATGTGCTACGACAGCCTCTTTTTCTTCCTTACGGCAATGGACAAACGATTTTCCGTACTTTGTCCGCGTATAGGCGGCCACATCTTCGAGCCCGTACAGAAAGCGGTTCTGCACTTTCCGCGATGAGCAGTCGCGTATCATGGTCGCGATAAAGTCGTGTACGCCGGCGCTTTTGGCGCCCGGTGTATCGGTCTCGGGGATGATCACTTCCGCCAGTTCTGCGATCAATGGCAGGTACTGGTCGAGGTCCCCGAGATCGGGCTTTTTATTGAAGTAGTGGTAACCGGCGCCGCCGGCGATAGCGGCCCCGGCGCCTCCAAACAACAGTAATCTTGCAATTGCCTTCCGTCTGTTCATCAGGTTCCTATTTTTTTCGCTTCATGGCATTATAGCTCTGGTATTGCAGCAGCCATTCGTAAATGTTCATCCCGTTTTCGCGGTAGCGTGGGTCATAAAAGGAATGCCAGCAGCAATGGGCGCCCGGGTAAACGGTCAGCTTGTTGAGCCGGGGCTTGTATTTGCCAATGCTGTCGATGGCTTCTTTGGCGTTGTTGAGGAAATAGTCGTCCTTGTCGCCTGCGAAATACCAGGTATGAATGTCTGCTTCGGCGGCCAGTTTATAGCGTTTCAGATAGGGAGGGTCTATCCTGGCGGCGGACATGGTCACGCAGCCGGCTATACGGTTGGACAGTTCCCTTTCATGCGTTTTGGCGGATTCCACCGACCATCCGCCGGCGCTGTAGCCGGTGAGGTACATCCGTGTGGTGTCTACCGGATAATTTTTGATAACGTCATCCAGCATGGCGCTTACGTCCTGCGGGGCAAATGACCAGCTCTCCGCCAGCGGCGCCAGTACGATGAACTTGTACAGCTGTCCGTCTTTTTTGTTGACGGCTTCTATCTTTTTCCCTTCTTTCAGCTGGCGGGTAACGCCTTCCCGGAAAATTTTGCTGAGGTCTTTGCCAGCAATGCTGCGCCCATGAAAACAGATCAGCAGCGGGTACTTTTTACCGGGCACATTTTCTTCGGGCGTATAGATCAGCGCCAGTCTCTTCTGCCAGGGGCTGATCTTTACTTCTGTATTGCGCATCGGGCTATAATCCTGACCCGCAGCCATGATCCCTGTCAGCAAGCAGCCCATGAGAGTCATTATTCTCCGATACATAACAATTTCTTTTAGATACAAAACAACAATTACAACTGCGCCATCACATTTTCCAGTGTGGTGCCTACCAGCGCTTCCAGTATCAGTTTGGACTGACGCAGCACTTTTTCCAGCTGAATGTGTTTTACCATTTCACCATTGTAGGCGCTGTAAGAAGCTTTGTAAATTTCGATCGGTACGGCGGGGTCGCCGGCGCGGAATTTTTCTTCTGCCTGATTGAAGTTCTGCAACGCGTCTTCCATCAATGGCATATGCAGTTCATACAGTTTTTTGTTGGCCGCATATTCTTCATAAGCCTCCAGCACTTTGCCTTTCAGGGCCATCGCCTCGGCTTCGCGCTGTTTGTCGAGCAGCCGGCCTTCCGCTTTTACTCTTTTGATATCGTTGGGGATTTTGATGAGATTGCCCAGCGGCAGCATTACACCGAAGTTGTAGCGGGGGTAGTAGTTGGTGTTAATGTTGTTGTTGCTGTTGCCTTTGATGGTAAACTCATTGAGGTTGCCCGCAGCGGTGAAATGGTTCAGCCAGGCAGCTCCCGCCATGTTCTTCTCATATTTGTTGATCTCTTTTTTGATGGCATACTGGCTGATGTCGGGGTTTTGCAGTGCCAGTTCCACCAGCTTCTCTTTAAACCGGGCTACCGTAACGGGGTCCGCCGGCAGTTTTAACAACACAGCAGTATCTTTTTTCTGCAGCTGTGCAAAGGCGAAGATACTCATACACATTACCAGAACGGTAGTTAGCATTTTTTTCATGATTCAGTATTTAAGGCGTATAGATATTTTACTTTTATAGCGATGGCAGTGAGCGCATTCAGCATAATGGAGGATTCCACCAGGGTAGAGGCGTCCTGGGCATATTGCGCCAGCGCCATCTCCAGCATGGAGGCGGCGATGCCCAACATGAGCAGTTTATTGACTTCCCCGTCTATCCGGAAGTAGTTCCGCACGGCGATGGCGATCAGCAGGAAGAAATTGGCGGCTACCAGTAAAACGCCCGCCCAGCCGGTTTCCAGCACCGCGCGCAGGTAGCCGTTGTCTGTCTGCAGATTAGCTAACGGATGACCGGGATAGAACAACTGTCCGTTGCCGCCGGTGGTCATTACGCCGCCGCCCAACGGATGGTCGTAGATATAAGGTTGTATACGGTGACGGTTTTCATCCCTTACGTCCATGGAAGCGTCCTGTTTCCCGAGGAAAGCAGTTCGGATACGGATGATGGTGCCATTGCTGTGGAAAGGGCCAAAGAGGATGACCAGCCCTGTAAACCCGAAGGCAATGGCGATCAGTATCGTATTGCGGTTGCGCAGGGTAGTCAGTAAAAAAAGCAGCAGTCCCACCGGCAGCATCACATAACCCGTACGGGTGCCGGAATAGCCCAGTGCCAGCCCCTGTAACACAATAGAGACGATCAGCAGTATTTTTCTTTTCAGGTTCAGGTTGACCATTTTGGCGGTCAGCAGTATCAGGCAGATAATGATGTTGCAGGCCATGATGATACCGAAAGACGCTGCATCAGACATAAAGGAGAAAATGCGGATGCCGGAGATGATCATGGTGGTGGTGAACATCTTGGGATATTTGGCGATAAACGCTCTTTCATAAGGCATCAGTCCAAACCATTGCTGCAGGCAGGCATACACCGCAGCTGCGGTGCATATGGCTATCCAGAACTTAAAGAAGGTACGCACGTCCTTCATACTGTTAAATACATGCAGGCCCAGTCCCAGGAAAATCATGTTACGCACAAAAACCCTGAAGAAGATGAACCAGGCAAATACCCGGTGACCGGCAGGATTGGCGACCTGAATAATCAACAGGATGGCATAGAGATAGAAGGAGATGAGCAGGGCATCTTTCATAAACTGCACCTTTTTAACGCTCTTGTCTCCCCGGCGGAGAATACAGCCCAGCAACGTACTTATCAGCAGCCCGTCCATCACCACGCCAACGCTTTGGCTGGAACCTGAAATCCTTTCCAGCAAAGGAAGTATCAGGGTAATGGTGATAAAAATATAATATCCCAGCCTGTAGTTGATCACACATATCAGACAGATGGCCATGCCTATAATCCCTACCACCATGGCCACCCCGATTTTCAGGTCCAGCGAGGCCACGTAGGTAAGCACCGGTATCAGCACGATCCAGAGCAACACCACCAACAGGCGGAGAATATTTTTTTTAATCGCAAACATTCGGTCTGACTGATTTTAGAGAAATATTGTTTTGATCAGCAGCAGGAGTATAATGACGCCCGCAAACAGAATGATCAGTGTCTGATGTAATCCCTCGCTGATGAATCTTTTTTCTTTTTTCATGATGTACGCATTGCATCGGCCGCTACTTCGCGTTCTTTCAACGGGCCGGTGAACAGAAATTTCATACGCAGCAACAGGCAGCACCGGTACAGGATGATGGAGCCAAAGAGACCCGCCGCCACCAGGATGGCCGTGATCACCGGGACGTTGGTGAGAATGCCCGTTTTCAGGATTGCTACCCGCAGCAGGAATATAATTCCCAGGTGCAGCAGGTAGATGTATAATGAATAATGTCCGATGGTCTGCAGTATTTTCAGCTTTTCATATTTTGCGAGGATGAAGGCGATCATGATCACCAGCAATCCACCCAACATGGCCAGCAGTGAAAACAGGTAGATGCTCATGTTGGTATGTGACATACAGTAATATTGCACCAGCAGGAACACAGGCACCAGCGCCAGCGCTTTCAGCGGAGAAGTGAGCTGCCGTTGTACCTGCTCGGAAAAGAAATAACGCGCGGCCAGGTGTCCCAACACAAAGTATATATAGTAAATCATGACGTCGGAAATAGTGCTGATATCGCCGGCATACGATTTAAGGCCCAGCATTGCCAGCCCCAGCAACACCTGGACTACCGGGTGGAGCTTCAGCACGCAGGAGGTGAACAGGTAAAGCACTGATACATTAAACAATGCCAGCAGGTACCACAGCTGGAGCATACTCCTCGGATGAATGAGAATGTCCAGGTAATTTTCCGGTGTCAGTTTGTGATTGGTATAATTCGTAAATAAAATCTGCAGCGTGACCTGGATAATGCACCACAGCAGATAAGGGTACAGCAGCGTATTGATTTTTGATATCAGGAAGTTCTGCGGTCCCCGCTTATTTACGCTGGAGGCGAAGAACAGCCCGGACAAAAAGAAGAACAGCGGCATCCGGAAGCCATAGAGCATTTCATTGGCCTCCATCATCAGCTGGTTGATATTGGCGCCGGTGTACAGCAAACCATAAATCACATGGCGGTACAGCACGAAAATGATCGCAATGCCTTTCGCATAGTCAACCCAGGCGTAACGCCGCGATGTTTGGGGGCGAAATGAAAAAATGTAATGAATGGCCTCTGTCAGTTTCATTAGTGTTTTTTTGGGGCAGAATGCTATAGGTCCAGGTAATCCTCATTGATGTTATTAAGCACAGCGCCGAGCAGTTTACCATTGAGCCCTTCCAGAAACTGGACCGACTCCCTGTCATTCTGTTTGAGGGACAGTTTGGATGAGAATACCGCTACTACGCCTTCTGCGTACTGTTCCAGCTCTTTACTGTCTGTATAGTCATTCAGCGGAGCGCCTTCCATGATAATGAAGTCATAGTATTGCTTCAGTTGAGGAAGATAGTTGAGCAGATGGTTTTTAGGCAGTATTTCAGCGGGCGTATAGTCGCCACCTTTACAACCAATTACTTCAATATTTTCTACGCTGTAAGTGGTAACGATCTCCTTTACTTTTTCAATGCTGAATTCCTCAGGGGCCACAGAAAACGTTTCCAGCGTCGGCCTGGCCTGTAATTGCAGGGTAAGGTCGTTGTTGCAGAAGTTAGTGTCGATGATCAGCACCTTTTTATTGCTAAGGCTGAGGCTGTAGGACACCGCCTGTACCAGCGTCGTTTTACCCTGTTGCGGTTCGGTGCTGGTGAACAGGAAGATGGACTTGCCGCTGTTTTCTATTTCGAAACGCAGCTTGCGCAGGAATTCGCGGAAACTGTTCTGGCGCTTGCGTACGGCGTCATAGTTCTCTTCTTTCTGTTGCAGTACTTCCAGGATGCTGTATTTTTTTAGGTCAGCATGGTTGATGGTGCTGATCAGTTTGAGGTCTACGTTTTTTTCAAAAATAGAGGGCGACTTCATGGAAGAATCAAAGAACTCACGGAACAGTATGCTGATGGTGGTCAGCATAAAGATGGCCAGTCCGCACATGCCCATGATGATGATCCGTTTGGAGGACTCCGGTTTGAAGGCCGGCTGGCCTTTCAGTGTCTGACGGAAGTTGTCCATCGGAGCGGTACGGTTATCGATAGCGGAGTTGAGCTTTTCTTTCAGTTTATTGTATTCGTCCTGTGCCAGTGTCACTTCCTGTTGCAGGGTGCTCACGGTGGCTTCCTTATTGGCGTATGAGCCTACTGAACCTTTCAGCATTCTGATTTTGGCCTGTAGGTTGGCGATGTTTTGATTGGATGCTTTCAGGTCTGATTCCAGACCGGCTTTTTTCTGCAGCAGTTCTTCCTTGCTGACAGCCGCACCGGTGGGGGTGGAGCTGATGGAAGATGCGTTCTGCAGCTGTTTCCGCAATGCTTTGATCCTTTCGGCGAGTGCGTCGTTGCTGCTGCCGGTCCGCAGGTATTCGTCGTTCAGGTCATTGATCTGCCGGCGCAGGGAAACAATATCATTATTGCTGCTGTAGGTGGTTTTGCCCTGGCTGGCGGCGGTTATCTGTGCATTGACGTTTTGCAGGGAGGCGGTCAGCGTGTTGCTGGTGGCCTGTTCGTCGAGCAGTCCTTTTTCGAGCTGGCTGATGAGCGACAGTTCATTGGTGCTGGCGGCTTCCACATTGAGCAGGCCGGCAGAGGATTTATACATACGAAGGGCTTCCACTTTGGCGTCCAGTTCCTGTTTCTTTTTGTTGACCAGCTCTTCGAAGGTAGATACGTTTTCCACGGTGCGTTCGGAACGCAGGCTGCGGTAGTAGCGGATAAACTCGCTGTACAGCGTGTTTACCACGAAGGCCGACTGTTCAGGGTTGGGTGAACGGAAGGAAATATCGATATAGTCGGTCCGGGAAAGGCGGCCTACGTTCAGCATTTTGCGGATGGACTCATAGTCGTATTTGCACAGCTTCATGTACTCAAGAATACGACGTTCATCCGGGTGATAGGAGCTCAGCATCTGGAGGGAGTCCAAATGATTGCGGCAGATCTGCAGTGCTTCGGTTTTATTGAACACCTTATACTCCGGCGTATTAAAATCTTTATCCGTGAGGTGTACGAAAGGTTTGTTGCTGGTGAGGTCGTGGATGAGCAACTGATATTGCAGCAGTCCGATTACCAGTGGAGAGTTGATGGTCTGCACCACGTTTTCGAACTTCACGTCCGCTTCATATATATTGGTGTTCTCTTCTCTCAGGGTGATCTGGTCTTTAATGGTGAAGCCGGTAGACATCTGCGCGTTGGACACGTACAGGTGCTGCCTTCCCATGGTAAACACAAAGGCAAGTACTACCGCAGCAAGGGTACTGAGGATGATCCACCACTTCTTCTTCATTAATGCCTTTATAAAATATATTACATCCATATTAATTATGAAATTTTATCATTTATCCATTTAATCATGTTCGGTATACCGCCGGATCTCCGCGCCGGTTGAGCGCAGCAATCGAATTGGTATGAGTTTGCTGTGAAAATGTGTTGGCATTTTTCCAGCGGGTCTGCTTTAAATAAAACGGGTAAGAAATTAATCCAACCAGCGTCTAGTTGGTTTTGTCGAAGGATGTGGTCAGATAGGTGTGTAGGTGAAAAACCGGCGACATTACGGGGTGCGGCATATGTTCCGACATGTAATAAATGGCCTGTGGCATATCCGGTTTACGGCGCTAAATTACGAGGCAATTTTTTATGAAGTCGTTTTTTTGGGCGAAATGCAGTTTTTTGTTGGTGAACGATTAAAAATCCGGGTTGAAAATATTTCATAGTACAGAGAAACTGAATCAGTTAAGGTTGCTGGTGATCCTTAAATTGATGATATACTATATAACAATCACCTGCGGTAATATATGGTGTGTTGTTTCATTTCTTCATTGTCAGTTGCTTTTGTTGCACATGAATTTCGTTTACAGTGAAATTTCTGACTTTTACAGGGAAAAAACTACCGTTTACCAAATTATAGATTAGAGATAAAAGGATTATTCTAATTTTACACCCGTCGATTACAATTATCGACATACACCATAGCCAGCGATTAGAGTCGCAGTAGTAATTCACCTACATCCTCCTGAGAGACCGCTTAACCTGATTAACCTGACACCTGACCTTATCCCATTTAAAGCCATCATGTTTATTTACCATGCTGCATCCGTGCAGTACAAAAAAATTGATAAGTAGTCTCTTAATATAAGGTCATGAAAAAGACAATATTGATAATTGATGATAGCGCACCAATCAGATTTCTGCTGGAGGCAATGTTGAGCAAGGAATATAATGTGGTATCGGCTGCTGATGGATTTGTAGCACTTACCTGGCTTGGTAAAGGTAATGCAGTGGATTGCATTGTCAGCGATCTGCAGATGCCTAATATCAACGGATGGGAACTGTTGGAATATCTTTCCGGCAGTGGCTTATATCAGAATATACCGGTAGTGGTGTTGTCCAGTCAGCCGGACGTGGAAATGCACAATGCTGAGCTGGGACACAAATACCATAATGTACATGCGTTTGTACAAAAACCATTTGACCCGATGCGGTTACTGGAAACGGTGGGACAGGCTATTAACCGCCAGCTGGTGGCTATTGCCGGATAACCAAAATCATGTTGCTGTTATATAATCCCGAAAAAATGGATAAACTTACTACACCTACTTTGCAACCCTTTGTCTGTGAGAATGTACCGAATGTGGAAGCGACTACCGGCGCTGTTATTCGCGATCTGGTAAATGAGAAAACCGTGTTGATGGTTGGACAATTCCAGCACAAACTGTCGGATGATATGCCCAATTTCAGAAACCTGCTGGTCAGCAATGTGGCAGGAGCGGAGAAAGTGATCACTGAATTAAAACGGCTGTACCGCCGTTTGCCTGCTGCGATCGTTTTCCGGGTGAACAATGGTTTTGAAACAGGGCTGTCCCAATGGAAGGAATTCTTCACGCTTCAGCCGGCGATGACTGCGGTGCCATTCTTTCTGTTGACAGACAGGGTGACGGACCGTGTCCGCTCGCTGAAAAAAGAGTTTCCTTTTGTGGACGATGTTATTACCCGGGAAACATTCAACGATCTTCCCGGTAAAATCGAGTTCGTCACCAGGTTTAAAAATATGCAGCAGCTGCCGCCGGTACAGCAGGAGCCCGCACTCCCGGTATTGGCGCAGAAAAGCAACCGCTGGGGCTATTTCCTGAAACGTACTTTCGATATCATTGCCTCCACCTCGCTGTTGCTGATCGCCAGCCCGGTGATGCTGCTGATAGCAATAGCCATCAAGCTGGAATCCAAAGGCAACGTGTTTTACGCTTCTCCGCGCGCCGGCAAAAACTACAAGATCTTCAAGTTCTATAAGTTCCGTACCATGGTGGCGGACGCCGACAAACAGCTGGCCAAACTGAAACATCTCAATCAGTACGGTAATAATGATAAAGGGGCCGTGTTCTATAAAGTGTCCAACGACCCGCGCATCACCCGCCTCGGCAATTTTCTCCGCAATACCAGCCTGGACGAGATCCCGCAGCTGTTCAATGTACTGAAAGGCGACATGTCGCTGGTGGGCAACAGGCCGCTGCCGCTGTATGAAGCAGCCACCCTTACCACCGACGAGTGGGCGGAACGTTTCATCGCGCCTGCCGGTATCACCGGATTGTGGCAGATCAGCAAACGCGGCAAAAAAGAAATGTCTGCCGAAGAAAGGATAGAACTGGACATCAACTACGCACACCGCAATTCATTCGCTTATGATATGTGGTTGATCATGAACACACCGAAAGCGCTGATACAAAAAGATAACGTGTAATGTTGCTGCACCTCATAGAAATTTTACTGTTTGCTTACCTGGCGGCATGTGTACTGTATAATCTTGTGCTGTCTGTGGCCGGCCGTCTGGCCCGGAAAAAGAAACCGGCCACACAGGCTGCCGACGTCCGCTACGCGCGTATCGCGATATTGGTGCCGGCTTACAGGGAAGACGCCATTATATTGTCTACTGCCCGCAGCTATGCGAAACAGTCATATCCTGCCGCCAGCTTTGAGACAATTGTGGTGGCAGATTCGCTGCAGCCTGCCACGGTGCGGCAGTTGAAACAGGACGGCATCAGCGTGGTCGAGGTGTCATTCGATAAAAGCACAAAGGCAAAATCACTCAACGCCGCGTTTGAGCAGTTGGGCGATGATTATGATATAGCGCTGATCTGCGATGCGGACAACGTACTGGAAACATCTTTCCTGGAGAAGATCAATCAGGCTTACCAGCAAGGCCACCATGCCATTCAGGGGCGCCGCGTAGCTAAAAACATGGACAGCCCGTTTGCGGTGCTGGACGCGGTAAACGAAATCGTGGCCAATCATCTGTACCGAAAAGGGGCCAACGCACTGGGACTTTCTTCTTCCGTGATAGGCTCCGGTATGGCCTTTCACTATCCGCTGGCGAAAAGCGTCCTGAAGGAAATTCAGGCTACCGGCGGTTTTGACAAGGTGCTGCAACTGCTGTTGATAGAAAAAGGCTATCCCGTTTATTATCTGGAAGATGCCTGCATCTTCGATGAAAAAGTGGAAAGCTCCGAAGCATTCCAGAACCAGCGCAAACGCTGGGTGTCCAGCCAGTTCGTTTACCTGCGCACCTATTGGGGCAAAGGCTGGGCGCAGCTTTGGAAAGGCAACGTCAATTACTTCAACCTGGCCGTATGCCAGAATATTTTGTTGCCGAGAATGATCCTGCTGGCAGGCCTCCTGTGCTGCACAGCGCTGGCCTTCCTGCTGCAGCGGTCATTGTCAATACCTGCGTGGTGGTGGGCCGTTGTTTTTCTGCTCAACATCCTCAGCCTGTTGCTGCCGTTACCGCGCCTGTTTTTTACCCGCTATTTCTTCACCGCACTGACAGGACTGCCCAAAGCGGTATGGATCATGGTGTCGCTGATGTTCCGGTTGAAAGGGGCCAACAATACTTTCATTCACACGCAACATACAAAAACGGAAATCGATAATCCTTTGTTAGATGCAGCCAGAAAATAACATATCGTCCCCGTTGGTGTCTATCATTACGGTCAACTACAACAACAGTGCGGTGACCTGTGACCTGCTGCATTCACTGGCGAAAAACAGTTACCGCCATACAGAGGTGATCGTGGTGGACAATGCCTCGAAAGAAAATCCGACAGCTTTGTTTGAAGCCGCCTATCCCGGTGTGCAGGTGATCTGCAGCCAGGTCAATAAGGGTTTTGCCGGCGGCAACAACCTCGGCGTGAAAGCCGCCAGGGGACAGTTTCTCTTCCTGGTCAACAATGACACGGAGTTTACGCCGGGCCTCATAGAAGGACTGCTGGAAATATTTGACCAGTATCCGGACGCAGGCGTAGTAAGCCCCAAATTTCACTACTACTTTCATAAAGGCACGCTGGAATATGCCGGTTACCGCGCGGTGGACATCTTTACCGGACGTAACAGCATGATCGGCTGCAGGGAAGAGGACAGAGGACAATACGACACAATATCAGAAACCAACTACGCCCACGGTGGCGCTATGATGATATCCCGCGCTGCGTTGGAAAAAGTGGGACTGATGCCTGAGCTGTATTTTCTCTACTACGAGGAGTTCGACTGGTGCGAGCAGTTCAAGCGCCAGGGTTATAAAATCTATTACCAGTACAAATCACTGATTTATCATAAAGAATCCATGACAACGGGCAAAAACAGTCCGTTGAAAACATATTACATCACCCGTAACCGGTTGCTGTTTATGAGAAGGAACGTGAAACTGCCTGCCAGAATGGTGTTTATGGCTTATTTCTCTTTGCTGACGGTGCCCAAAAATACCCTGCAGTTTATACTGAAAAGGGAATCGGCCCATCTCAAAGCCTTCTGGAAAGGAATCATGTGGAACCTTACACACCTAAAACGTAATACTGACCCATGTGCGGCATAGCAGGATTTATTGACTTCAAAAAAAGAGCCGATGCAGACATGCTGCATCGGATGACAGATGTGCTGGCACATCGCGGGCCGAATGATAAAGGATATGAAGTGATGGAACATGGTGCCGCGAGCATCGGCCTGGGACAACGCCGTTTGTCCATACAGGACCTGAGCGCGCTGGGCCATCAACCGATGCACTTCACCCACCTTTCCCTGGTTTTTAACGGGGAGATATACAATTTCAAAGAGATCAGGGCTGACCTGGAGAAGCTGGGCTACACCTTTCAGTCTTCATCTGATACCGAAGTGCTGATTAAAGGTTACCATGCCTGGAAAGAAAAAGTGCTGGACCGTTGTATCGGCATGTTTGCCTTTGTAATGCTGGACCGCAATGCAGAA
This sequence is a window from Chitinophaga varians. Protein-coding genes within it:
- a CDS encoding gluconate 2-dehydrogenase subunit 3 family protein, whose protein sequence is MNRRKAIARLLLFGGAGAAIAGGAGYHYFNKKPDLGDLDQYLPLIAELAEVIIPETDTPGAKSAGVHDFIATMIRDCSSRKVQNRFLYGLEDVAAYTRTKYGKSFVHCRKEEKEAVVAHFEKKSRPWEGLMGKVSSRLFGDPFFVTLKKYTVIGYCTSMQGATKAMAYEYIPGRYKGCTPLQPGQRCWATE
- a CDS encoding TolC family protein gives rise to the protein MKKMLTTVLVMCMSIFAFAQLQKKDTAVLLKLPADPVTVARFKEKLVELALQNPDISQYAIKKEINKYEKNMAGAAWLNHFTAAGNLNEFTIKGNSNNNINTNYYPRYNFGVMLPLGNLIKIPNDIKRVKAEGRLLDKQREAEAMALKGKVLEAYEEYAANKKLYELHMPLMEDALQNFNQAEEKFRAGDPAVPIEIYKASYSAYNGEMVKHIQLEKVLRQSKLILEALVGTTLENVMAQL
- a CDS encoding O-antigen ligase family protein, producing MFAIKKNILRLLVVLLWIVLIPVLTYVASLDLKIGVAMVVGIIGMAICLICVINYRLGYYIFITITLILPLLERISGSSQSVGVVMDGLLISTLLGCILRRGDKSVKKVQFMKDALLISFYLYAILLIIQVANPAGHRVFAWFIFFRVFVRNMIFLGLGLHVFNSMKDVRTFFKFWIAICTAAAVYACLQQWFGLMPYERAFIAKYPKMFTTTMIISGIRIFSFMSDAASFGIIMACNIIICLILLTAKMVNLNLKRKILLIVSIVLQGLALGYSGTRTGYVMLPVGLLLFLLTTLRNRNTILIAIAFGFTGLVILFGPFHSNGTIIRIRTAFLGKQDASMDVRDENRHRIQPYIYDHPLGGGVMTTGGNGQLFYPGHPLANLQTDNGYLRAVLETGWAGVLLVAANFFLLIAIAVRNYFRIDGEVNKLLMLGIAASMLEMALAQYAQDASTLVESSIMLNALTAIAIKVKYLYALNTES
- a CDS encoding acyltransferase family protein, with protein sequence MKLTEAIHYIFSFRPQTSRRYAWVDYAKGIAIIFVLYRHVIYGLLYTGANINQLMMEANEMLYGFRMPLFFFLSGLFFASSVNKRGPQNFLISKINTLLYPYLLWCIIQVTLQILFTNYTNHKLTPENYLDILIHPRSMLQLWYLLALFNVSVLYLFTSCVLKLHPVVQVLLGLAMLGLKSYAGDISTISDVMIYYIYFVLGHLAARYFFSEQVQRQLTSPLKALALVPVFLLVQYYCMSHTNMSIYLFSLLAMLGGLLVIMIAFILAKYEKLKILQTIGHYSLYIYLLHLGIIFLLRVAILKTGILTNVPVITAILVAAGLFGSIILYRCCLLLRMKFLFTGPLKEREVAADAMRTS
- a CDS encoding exopolysaccharide transport family protein, which encodes MKKKWWIILSTLAAVVLAFVFTMGRQHLYVSNAQMSTGFTIKDQITLREENTNIYEADVKFENVVQTINSPLVIGLLQYQLLIHDLTSNKPFVHLTDKDFNTPEYKVFNKTEALQICRNHLDSLQMLSSYHPDERRILEYMKLCKYDYESIRKMLNVGRLSRTDYIDISFRSPNPEQSAFVVNTLYSEFIRYYRSLRSERTVENVSTFEELVNKKKQELDAKVEALRMYKSSAGLLNVEAASTNELSLISQLEKGLLDEQATSNTLTASLQNVNAQITAASQGKTTYSSNNDIVSLRRQINDLNDEYLRTGSSNDALAERIKALRKQLQNASSISSTPTGAAVSKEELLQKKAGLESDLKASNQNIANLQAKIRMLKGSVGSYANKEATVSTLQQEVTLAQDEYNKLKEKLNSAIDNRTAPMDNFRQTLKGQPAFKPESSKRIIIMGMCGLAIFMLTTISILFREFFDSSMKSPSIFEKNVDLKLISTINHADLKKYSILEVLQQKEENYDAVRKRQNSFREFLRKLRFEIENSGKSIFLFTSTEPQQGKTTLVQAVSYSLSLSNKKVLIIDTNFCNNDLTLQLQARPTLETFSVAPEEFSIEKVKEIVTTYSVENIEVIGCKGGDYTPAEILPKNHLLNYLPQLKQYYDFIIMEGAPLNDYTDSKELEQYAEGVVAVFSSKLSLKQNDRESVQFLEGLNGKLLGAVLNNINEDYLDL
- a CDS encoding response regulator, producing MKKTILIIDDSAPIRFLLEAMLSKEYNVVSAADGFVALTWLGKGNAVDCIVSDLQMPNINGWELLEYLSGSGLYQNIPVVVLSSQPDVEMHNAELGHKYHNVHAFVQKPFDPMRLLETVGQAINRQLVAIAG
- a CDS encoding sugar transferase translates to MQQLPPVQQEPALPVLAQKSNRWGYFLKRTFDIIASTSLLLIASPVMLLIAIAIKLESKGNVFYASPRAGKNYKIFKFYKFRTMVADADKQLAKLKHLNQYGNNDKGAVFYKVSNDPRITRLGNFLRNTSLDEIPQLFNVLKGDMSLVGNRPLPLYEAATLTTDEWAERFIAPAGITGLWQISKRGKKEMSAEERIELDINYAHRNSFAYDMWLIMNTPKALIQKDNV
- a CDS encoding glycosyltransferase, which translates into the protein MLLHLIEILLFAYLAACVLYNLVLSVAGRLARKKKPATQAADVRYARIAILVPAYREDAIILSTARSYAKQSYPAASFETIVVADSLQPATVRQLKQDGISVVEVSFDKSTKAKSLNAAFEQLGDDYDIALICDADNVLETSFLEKINQAYQQGHHAIQGRRVAKNMDSPFAVLDAVNEIVANHLYRKGANALGLSSSVIGSGMAFHYPLAKSVLKEIQATGGFDKVLQLLLIEKGYPVYYLEDACIFDEKVESSEAFQNQRKRWVSSQFVYLRTYWGKGWAQLWKGNVNYFNLAVCQNILLPRMILLAGLLCCTALAFLLQRSLSIPAWWWAVVFLLNILSLLLPLPRLFFTRYFFTALTGLPKAVWIMVSLMFRLKGANNTFIHTQHTKTEIDNPLLDAARK
- a CDS encoding glycosyltransferase family 2 protein: MQPENNISSPLVSIITVNYNNSAVTCDLLHSLAKNSYRHTEVIVVDNASKENPTALFEAAYPGVQVICSQVNKGFAGGNNLGVKAARGQFLFLVNNDTEFTPGLIEGLLEIFDQYPDAGVVSPKFHYYFHKGTLEYAGYRAVDIFTGRNSMIGCREEDRGQYDTISETNYAHGGAMMISRAALEKVGLMPELYFLYYEEFDWCEQFKRQGYKIYYQYKSLIYHKESMTTGKNSPLKTYYITRNRLLFMRRNVKLPARMVFMAYFSLLTVPKNTLQFILKRESAHLKAFWKGIMWNLTHLKRNTDPCAA